The Microbacterium luteum genome includes a region encoding these proteins:
- a CDS encoding SDR family oxidoreductase has product MDDLSSPTGREPALQAEPRADGSPPRALVLGGTGYIGGRLVPRLLAAGYRVRLLARDARRVAAFPWGERVEVVEGTATDVDALTEAAADADVLYYLIHSMSAGRDFEDADRRAAHAVVRASEEAGVSRIVYLGGLHPEGVDLSPHLRSRVEVGETFLDSTVPALVLQAGVVIGSGSASFEMVRHLTEVLPYMPAPRWVRNRIQPIAVRDVLHYLLGAARIPDEVNRAVDIGGPDVLRYGQMMNGYAVEAGLPQRAIAPLPVLTPGLASHWVGLVTPIPASIARPLVASLQNECVVKSDDVDDLIPRPDEGLTPYRDAVRLALGRVDSDQVETSWRDADLVGVPSDPLPSDPDWAGRTVFTDSRTALTDAPVDQLWNVIEGVGGENGWYSAGLLWAIRGWMDRLVGGVGLARGRRSRARLGVGDALDFWRVEAIEPGRLLRLRAEMKVPGAAWLELRASAEGEGARYDQRAIFFPRGLTGRLYWLAVLPFHGLIFTGMAARITAAAEDRAQAASDST; this is encoded by the coding sequence ATGGACGATCTCTCCTCGCCGACCGGCCGTGAACCCGCGCTGCAGGCTGAGCCTCGCGCCGATGGCAGCCCCCCGCGCGCCCTGGTGCTCGGCGGCACCGGATACATCGGCGGTCGGCTCGTGCCGCGGCTGCTCGCGGCCGGATACCGGGTGCGCCTGCTCGCCCGAGACGCGCGTCGCGTCGCGGCCTTCCCGTGGGGCGAGCGGGTGGAGGTCGTGGAGGGAACGGCGACCGACGTCGATGCGCTCACCGAGGCGGCCGCCGACGCCGACGTGCTGTACTACCTGATCCATTCCATGTCGGCGGGGCGCGACTTCGAAGACGCCGATCGGCGCGCCGCCCACGCCGTCGTGCGCGCGTCGGAGGAGGCAGGCGTCTCGCGCATCGTCTATCTCGGCGGGCTGCATCCCGAGGGCGTGGACCTCTCGCCGCACCTGCGGTCTCGCGTGGAGGTGGGGGAGACGTTCCTCGACAGCACGGTGCCCGCTCTGGTGCTGCAGGCCGGCGTCGTGATCGGTTCGGGGTCGGCGTCGTTCGAGATGGTGCGCCACCTCACCGAGGTGCTGCCGTACATGCCGGCGCCCCGCTGGGTGCGCAACCGCATCCAGCCGATCGCGGTGCGAGACGTGCTCCACTACCTGCTCGGTGCCGCCCGCATCCCGGACGAGGTCAACCGGGCGGTCGACATCGGCGGGCCGGATGTGCTGCGCTACGGCCAGATGATGAACGGCTACGCGGTCGAGGCGGGGCTGCCGCAGCGCGCCATCGCGCCGCTGCCGGTCCTCACGCCGGGGCTCGCCTCCCACTGGGTGGGTCTGGTCACCCCCATCCCCGCATCCATCGCGCGCCCCCTGGTGGCATCGCTGCAGAACGAGTGCGTCGTCAAGAGCGACGACGTCGACGACCTCATCCCGCGTCCGGACGAGGGTCTCACCCCGTATCGCGACGCGGTGAGACTGGCTCTCGGCCGCGTCGACTCCGACCAGGTCGAGACGAGCTGGCGCGACGCAGACCTCGTCGGGGTGCCGAGTGATCCGCTCCCGAGCGACCCCGACTGGGCCGGCCGCACGGTCTTCACCGATTCGCGCACGGCGCTGACCGATGCTCCCGTCGACCAGCTGTGGAACGTCATCGAGGGCGTGGGCGGAGAGAACGGCTGGTACTCGGCGGGTCTCCTCTGGGCGATCCGCGGCTGGATGGATCGCCTCGTCGGCGGCGTGGGCCTGGCGCGCGGCCGCCGCAGCCGCGCGCGCCTCGGCGTCGGAGACGCCCTCGATTTCTGGCGCGTGGAGGCGATCGAGCCCGGGCGGCTGCTGCGCCTGCGGGCGGAGATGAAGGTTCCCGGTGCCGCGTGGCTCGAGCTGCGTGCGAGCGCGGAGGGGGAGGGCGCCCGCTACGACCAGCGCGCCATCTTCTTCCCGCGCGGGCTCACCGGCCGCCTCTACTGGCTCGCCGTGCTGCCCTTCCACGGGCTCATCTTCACCGGCATGGCCGCGCGCATCACGGCCGCGGCGGAGGATCGGGCTCAGGCCGCATCTGATTCGACCTGA
- the cydC gene encoding thiol reductant ABC exporter subunit CydC, which produces MNAADSRTREVLRGAMPPLRRFWPAIASGFASEASAVALLAVSAWLIVRASEQPPVLYLTAAVVGVRFFAIARACFRYLERLTGHDAALRQLATTRTDLLRRLEPLAPDGLTRTRRGSVLSSLVDDVDDLQNLPLRVAQPLLSSAIVALGAVVLVAVVAWPAAVTLLACLVTAGLAAWGWGWVAGSRAERDIATLRGRLADAVVDHLTNLDVLAAFGAERGSRRRVHEADRALRRAVVRRAGAQAGTAAIVSLLAGLASLAAVFATAPLVTAGTLDAPGFAVAVLVPMAVFEVFAAVPLAAASWRQVRGSAERIAATVPETAPAELPAERRATGDAPPLGDGLTLRDVSVSWPGAPAPALHGIDLDVRPGERLLVVGSSGAGKSTLAHALVRFLDVDGRYTIGGRDVSELAPDDVRRTVGLCEQHPMLFDEDIRQNLVFARDTATDADLEAVLERVGLGPWLRERGGLDARVGERGALVSGGQAQRLALARALLRGFPVLVLDEPTAGVDPAASDALLADLLQATRDDQAVVLISHVRVPESLVDRTVRIAHGELVR; this is translated from the coding sequence GTGAACGCCGCCGACTCCCGCACCCGCGAAGTGCTGCGCGGAGCGATGCCACCGCTGCGTCGATTCTGGCCGGCGATCGCCTCCGGCTTCGCGTCCGAGGCCTCGGCCGTGGCGCTCCTGGCGGTGAGCGCATGGCTCATCGTGCGCGCGAGCGAGCAGCCCCCGGTGCTGTACCTGACCGCCGCCGTGGTGGGCGTGCGCTTCTTCGCCATCGCGCGCGCCTGCTTCCGCTACCTCGAACGCCTCACCGGGCACGACGCCGCGCTGCGACAGCTGGCCACCACCCGCACGGATCTGCTGCGCCGCCTGGAGCCGCTCGCTCCGGACGGCCTCACCCGCACACGACGCGGCTCGGTGCTGTCGAGCCTCGTCGACGACGTCGACGATCTGCAGAATCTGCCGCTGCGCGTCGCCCAGCCGCTGCTCTCGTCGGCCATCGTCGCGCTCGGCGCGGTGGTGCTCGTGGCCGTCGTGGCGTGGCCGGCCGCCGTCACCCTGCTCGCGTGTCTCGTCACCGCGGGCCTCGCCGCGTGGGGGTGGGGCTGGGTCGCCGGGTCTCGCGCCGAGCGCGACATCGCGACCCTGCGGGGCCGCCTCGCCGACGCCGTGGTCGATCACCTCACCAACCTCGACGTGCTCGCCGCATTCGGCGCCGAGCGAGGCAGCCGCCGGCGCGTGCACGAGGCCGACCGCGCCCTGCGCCGCGCGGTCGTGCGGCGAGCCGGGGCGCAGGCGGGAACGGCCGCGATCGTCTCGCTGCTGGCCGGGCTCGCCTCGCTCGCCGCGGTGTTCGCCACCGCGCCGCTCGTGACGGCCGGCACCCTCGACGCCCCCGGGTTCGCGGTGGCCGTGCTCGTGCCGATGGCGGTGTTCGAGGTGTTCGCGGCGGTGCCGCTCGCCGCCGCATCATGGCGGCAGGTGCGCGGCTCCGCGGAGCGCATCGCGGCGACCGTGCCCGAGACCGCACCCGCAGAGCTCCCCGCCGAGCGGCGCGCGACCGGCGATGCTCCCCCGCTGGGCGACGGACTGACGCTGCGCGACGTCTCGGTGAGCTGGCCCGGAGCGCCCGCGCCCGCCCTGCACGGGATCGACCTCGACGTGCGTCCCGGGGAACGCCTGCTCGTGGTCGGATCCAGCGGCGCCGGCAAATCCACCCTGGCGCACGCCCTGGTGCGGTTCCTCGATGTCGACGGCCGGTACACGATCGGCGGTCGCGACGTGTCGGAGCTCGCCCCCGACGACGTGCGCCGAACGGTCGGGCTGTGCGAACAGCATCCGATGCTCTTCGACGAGGACATCCGTCAGAACCTCGTCTTCGCGCGCGACACCGCGACGGATGCCGATCTCGAGGCGGTGCTGGAGCGTGTCGGTCTCGGCCCCTGGCTGCGGGAGCGCGGCGGCCTCGATGCCCGCGTGGGCGAGCGTGGCGCGCTCGTCTCGGGTGGGCAGGCGCAGCGACTGGCGCTGGCGCGCGCGCTGCTGCGAGGCTTCCCCGTCCTCGTGCTCGACGAACCCACGGCGGGCGTCGATCCGGCGGCCTCCGACGCGCTGCTGGCCGACCTGCTGCAGGCGACGCGCGACGATCAGGCGGTCGTCCTGATCTCGCACGTGCGCGTGCCGGAGTCGCTCGTGGACCGCACCGTGCGGATCGCGCACGGCGAACTCGTGCGATGA
- the cydD gene encoding thiol reductant ABC exporter subunit CydD, with the protein MSDTGRAERRTPPVDPRLLRYARASRGFFVAIAVLAVAQTIVIVGVAWLLTRAVTGVIDGMPWPELTATGAWLAGAVAVRALLLWAREAVSSRAAARVESQLRDGLLDAVDRLGPGWLAERSTTALALTAGRGLAALEAYFGRYLPQLVMTAVATPLLIVVMWWQDVISGLTVVLTLPLIPFFMVLIGLATQTLQARQWSTLRRLASRFADTVQGLGTLKVFGRQHRAVASVERVTDGYRVETMKVLRVSFLSGFALEFLASISVAIIAVSIGFRLIDGSLALGVGLFVLLLAPEAYLPLRQVGVQFHAAAEGVAATTDVFEVLDAARDLDAQRDAREPAPRSGVLTLREMRVSRGGRPLAPVSFTATPGSVTVLIGPSGIGKSSVFAALLGTADFSGSATWGDRDVRRLTAPSWLAWAGQRPGLSAGTVAENVALGDEEPDAALVGASLIAACADDVDPQKVLGVQGAGLSGGQAQRVAVARALYRRARFALPVVAFDEPSAALDAETEASLWRALRAEADGGAVVLLISHRDSARAIADQVIDLAAAEVPA; encoded by the coding sequence GTGAGCGACACAGGACGAGCCGAGCGGCGCACCCCTCCGGTGGACCCGCGCCTGCTGCGGTATGCCCGCGCCTCACGCGGTTTCTTCGTCGCGATCGCGGTGCTCGCCGTCGCCCAGACGATCGTCATCGTGGGCGTCGCGTGGCTGCTCACCCGCGCGGTGACGGGTGTGATCGACGGGATGCCGTGGCCCGAGCTCACCGCGACGGGCGCCTGGCTGGCCGGCGCGGTGGCCGTGCGGGCGCTGCTGCTGTGGGCACGGGAGGCGGTGTCCTCCCGCGCTGCCGCGCGCGTGGAGTCGCAGCTGCGCGACGGCCTGCTCGATGCCGTGGACCGCCTCGGACCCGGCTGGCTCGCCGAGCGGTCGACCACGGCGCTCGCTCTGACCGCCGGGCGGGGTCTCGCGGCGCTCGAGGCGTACTTCGGGCGGTACCTTCCCCAGCTCGTGATGACCGCCGTCGCCACGCCGCTGCTGATCGTGGTGATGTGGTGGCAGGACGTGATCTCCGGTCTCACGGTCGTGCTGACCCTGCCGCTGATCCCCTTCTTCATGGTTCTGATCGGGCTGGCCACGCAGACGCTGCAGGCGCGGCAGTGGAGCACTCTGCGCCGCCTCGCCTCGCGATTCGCCGACACCGTGCAGGGGCTCGGAACCCTCAAGGTGTTCGGCCGGCAGCACCGCGCCGTCGCCTCCGTCGAGCGCGTCACCGACGGCTATCGCGTCGAGACGATGAAGGTGCTGCGCGTGTCGTTCCTGTCGGGGTTCGCGCTGGAATTCCTGGCGAGCATCTCGGTGGCGATCATCGCCGTCTCGATCGGCTTCCGCCTGATCGACGGCTCCCTCGCCCTCGGCGTCGGCCTGTTCGTGCTGCTGCTGGCTCCCGAGGCGTACCTGCCGCTGCGGCAGGTGGGCGTGCAGTTCCACGCCGCCGCCGAGGGGGTCGCGGCCACGACCGACGTGTTCGAGGTGCTGGATGCCGCCCGCGACCTCGACGCGCAGCGAGATGCCCGGGAACCCGCACCGCGCAGCGGGGTGCTGACCCTCCGCGAGATGCGGGTGAGCCGAGGCGGCCGCCCCCTGGCTCCGGTGTCGTTCACCGCCACGCCGGGCAGCGTGACGGTGCTGATCGGCCCCAGCGGAATCGGCAAGTCGAGCGTGTTCGCCGCGCTCCTCGGCACGGCGGACTTCTCGGGCTCGGCGACGTGGGGCGATCGCGACGTCCGCCGCCTCACCGCGCCGTCGTGGCTCGCCTGGGCGGGCCAGCGCCCGGGACTGTCGGCCGGCACCGTCGCCGAGAACGTCGCGCTCGGCGACGAGGAACCGGATGCGGCGCTCGTCGGCGCATCCCTCATCGCGGCATGCGCCGACGACGTCGATCCGCAGAAGGTGCTCGGCGTTCAGGGCGCGGGACTCTCGGGCGGGCAGGCGCAGCGCGTCGCCGTCGCGCGAGCGCTGTACCGTCGCGCGCGCTTCGCTCTGCCGGTGGTCGCCTTCGACGAGCCGAGCGCCGCCCTCGACGCCGAGACCGAGGCGTCGCTGTGGCGCGCCCTGCGGGCCGAGGCCGACGGCGGCGCGGTGGTGCTGCTGATCTCGCATCGCGACAGCGCCCGTGCGATCGCCGACCAGGTCATCGACCTCGCCGCCGCGGAGGTGCCCGCGTGA